One part of the Deinococcus humi genome encodes these proteins:
- a CDS encoding GNAT family N-acetyltransferase: protein MTSPATTPSLPEALTLRELRGPQELAATVPLAHAIWGQTDKPEDAVMLRVIQHVGGLVAGAVDAGGQVWAYLEALPTSMTGVQHSHRMGVHPAYRQQHLGERLKTFQRQWCLERGITQVRWTFDPLLAVNAHLNIHRLGATVRTYLPDQYGEMENISAGAPSDRLEAEWDLNSPRVEAHLAGRPDQAWPEGKAFDPLLAGLPDRLPDTLAMSVPGQDYYALLRGERALALEWRQRTRPVFMRLFSEGFALVDVDLARRLYLFRREAPC from the coding sequence GTGACCTCGCCTGCCACCACACCCAGCCTGCCCGAGGCCCTGACGCTCCGAGAGTTGCGCGGCCCGCAGGAGCTGGCGGCGACGGTGCCGCTGGCGCACGCCATCTGGGGGCAGACCGACAAACCCGAAGACGCGGTGATGTTGCGCGTAATTCAACACGTAGGCGGTCTGGTGGCCGGGGCGGTGGACGCAGGTGGGCAGGTCTGGGCCTACCTGGAGGCCCTGCCCACCTCCATGACAGGGGTACAGCACTCGCACCGGATGGGGGTGCATCCGGCCTACCGCCAGCAGCATCTGGGAGAGCGCCTCAAAACTTTTCAGCGGCAATGGTGCCTGGAACGCGGCATCACGCAGGTCCGCTGGACCTTTGACCCGCTGCTGGCCGTCAACGCACACCTCAATATTCACCGGCTGGGCGCCACCGTCCGCACCTACCTACCCGACCAGTACGGCGAGATGGAAAACATCAGCGCGGGCGCACCTTCGGACCGCCTGGAGGCCGAGTGGGACCTGAACAGTCCACGCGTGGAGGCGCATCTGGCCGGGCGCCCCGATCAGGCCTGGCCGGAGGGGAAGGCGTTCGATCCCCTTCTTGCCGGGTTGCCGGACAGACTCCCCGACACGCTGGCGATGAGCGTTCCGGGACAGGATTACTACGCCCTGCTGCGGGGTGAGCGTGCGCTGGCGCTGGAGTGGCGGCAGCGCACGCGGCCCGTCTTCATGCGGCTGTTTAGTGAGGGCTTCGCGCTGGTCGACGTGGATCTGGCGCGACGGCTCTATCTTTTCAGGCGGGAAGCTCCGTGCTGA